In Scophthalmus maximus strain ysfricsl-2021 chromosome 16, ASM2237912v1, whole genome shotgun sequence, the following proteins share a genomic window:
- the cdc42ep1a gene encoding cdc42 effector protein 1: protein MNLQEKLSGLKGLVSHSQSKRRFKNDLTVDMISPPLGDFRHTMHVGRGGDVFGDTSFLSNHGGSANGSSRETDSITSPDNKIGAFFSRTLRQIRRGSDNRPRGGSKDLSPAPPAISPIIKNAISLPRLDVDLSNGSPTTKVLFPSSQSTPEEMKSSYGLESGFVTLPRLSRSERQQPSISLATSCSTNIHRGSLTDPTDAILSTCSASSGTSDPKPAAASSDSLNSLDTFTFDLGPSLMSEVFGLIDGHPEEHTHAWEGEEAGLAFWLTSEGSEMDSATISYVDSLLREDCGGRKSPQAAGWEEEETALDVNGVGLSVKVPDVVMGSPERVRSGMGMDGERFQSATDVIARHYSFSLLQGQSGVEADDSEMTIHSQPNKKMSYSYTDDEDEIKV from the exons ATGAATCTTCAGGAAAAGCTGTCAGGCCTGAAAGGTCTGGTCTCACACTCCCAGAGCAAGCGGCGCTTTAAGAACGACCTCACGGTGGACATGATCAGCCCTCCTCTGGGTGACTTCCGCCACACCATGCACGTGGGCCGCGGCGGCGACGTGTTCGGGGACACCTCCTTCCTCAGCAACCACGGTGGGTCGGCCAACGGGAGCAGCAGGGAAACGGATTCTATCACCAGCCCCGACAACAAGATCGGAGCGTTCTTCTCCAGGACGCTCCGTCAAATCAGGAGGGGCTCCGACAACCGGCCCAGAGGAGGGTCCAAGGATTTGTCACCAGCACCTCCTGCCATTTCTCCCATCATCAAGAACGCCATCTCCCTCCCAAGGCTGGACGTGGATCTGTCGAATGGGAGTCCCACCACCAAAGTGCTCTTCCCCAGTTCTCAAAGCACGCCTGAGGAGATGAAAAGCTCTTATG gtCTGGAGTCTGGTTTCGTCACTCTGCCTCGTCTATCCCGCTCCGAGCGCCAGCAGCCCTCCATCTCCCTCGCCACTTCCTGCTCCACCAACATCCACCGAGGCTCTCTGACCGACCCCACCGACGCCATCTTGTCCACCTGCTCTGCCAGCAGTGGGACCTCCGACCCTAAACCCGCTGCTGCTTCATCCGACTCCCTCAACTCCCTGGACaccttcacctttgacctcggCCCCTCCCTCATGAGCGAGGTGTTCGGCCTCATCGACGGCCACCCGGAGGAGCACACCCACGcttgggagggagaggaggcggggttaGCATTCTGGCTGACCAGTGAGGGATCGGAAATGGACTCGGCCACTATCTCGTATGTGGATTCTCTGCTGAGGGAGGACTGTGGGGGCCGGAAGAGCCCGCAAGCAGCCGGCtgggaagaagaggaaactgCGCTAGATGTGAATGGGGTCGGGCTTTCTGTCAAAGTGCCTGATGTGGTGATGGGGTCTCCTGAACGAGTGAGGTCGGGAATGGGGATGGATGGCGAGCGGTTCCAGAGTGCTACAGATGTGATCGCACGCCATTACAGTTTCAGCCTCTTACAGGGACAGAGCGGAGTCGAGGCCGACGATTCAGAGATGACGATCCACAGCCAGCCCAATAAGAAGATGTCTTACAGTTACACGGATGACGAAGACGAAATCAAAGTCTGA